In Campylobacter vicugnae, a genomic segment contains:
- a CDS encoding LexA family protein, protein MEYTFNKTFFNAEMKKQKISREKLAELLMEKGDNITIDGINWWFRNEKNKPEIERIKLLSEILNVPFNKLALIPDDIKNNILGSSNIKLVPIVGSASCGIPLPNSYQDIENKAFCKSEIWHSDLYAIIANGDSMTPEIDDGDEVICDPKADILSGDIVHYQINDESAIKVYFKDENIGVIEFVPFNQNGDFKTLKFRLDDDSVYIKMSKVIAINKSKMNNRQARLKAINRW, encoded by the coding sequence ATGGAATACACTTTCAATAAGACATTTTTTAACGCAGAAATGAAAAAACAAAAAATTAGCAGAGAAAAATTGGCGGAGCTTTTAATGGAAAAAGGCGATAATATCACAATAGATGGAATTAATTGGTGGTTTAGAAATGAAAAAAATAAGCCAGAGATTGAAAGAATAAAGCTATTATCAGAAATATTGAATGTCCCTTTTAATAAGTTAGCACTTATACCAGATGATATAAAAAATAATATTTTAGGCTCAAGCAACATTAAATTAGTCCCTATTGTAGGCTCCGCTAGTTGCGGAATTCCGCTACCAAATTCATATCAAGATATAGAGAATAAAGCATTTTGTAAAAGTGAAATTTGGCATAGCGATTTATACGCTATTATCGCAAATGGCGATAGTATGACACCTGAAATCGACGATGGTGATGAAGTTATCTGCGACCCTAAAGCTGATATTTTAAGTGGTGATATAGTCCATTACCAAATAAACGATGAGAGTGCTATAAAAGTTTATTTTAAAGATGAAAATATAGGCGTAATAGAGTTTGTCCCATTTAACCAAAATGGCGATTTTAAAACGCTTAAATTTCGTCTTGATGATGATAGCGTATATATTAAAATGTCTAAAGTTATAGCAATAAACAAATCTAAAATGAATAATCGTCAAGCGAGATTAAAAGCTATAAATAGATGGTAA
- a CDS encoding DUF1353 domain-containing protein, giving the protein MDRVVVQPIAKDRFRVYKDFSYQGVCIPKGFVTNGANIPRVFWSLFPPNSPEYLSAVVIHDYMCANVSEYGYEMADRYFYEAMIEIGVSKWKAKLFYFCVKWYHKFKVLKNRS; this is encoded by the coding sequence ATGGATAGAGTAGTAGTCCAACCAATAGCTAAAGATAGGTTTAGAGTCTATAAAGACTTTTCATATCAAGGGGTTTGTATTCCTAAAGGCTTTGTAACTAATGGGGCTAATATTCCTAGAGTGTTTTGGAGCCTTTTCCCACCTAATTCGCCAGAGTATCTAAGTGCTGTGGTGATACACGACTATATGTGTGCTAATGTGAGTGAATATGGTTATGAGATGGCCGATAGATACTTTTATGAAGCTATGATTGAAATCGGAGTGTCTAAATGGAAAGCTAAGCTATTTTACTTTTGTGTGAAGTGGTATCATAAGTTTAAAGTATTAAAAAATAGGAGTTAG
- a CDS encoding RelA/SpoT domain-containing protein: MRVSNTAVRKAGLSLKNNSTTKEDLDAISTFRSNHIQLMKMLVKTISKKLPKPLFIARRLKRLSSIQSKLQRFEGMCLDRMQDIGGVRAVFKNNNEVEQFVKSIKDVYLGKRSVLEIVKENDYITRPKADGYRSYHIVFKYNGKIDEVNGYHIELQLRDLLQHYWATAVEILALRSSTNIKAGYGDEHFKRFFWLCAELFAGAKEHKYEIRELDKKHNILFLLKGLNVVADKLEKAGNEESLYLMVLDAKDGILKLTAFSKGEQLLAQAMYQSMETNDSMQSVLVSIDSIKKLKKAYPNYFLDAKNFIKEVTERLK; the protein is encoded by the coding sequence ATGAGAGTGTCAAACACTGCTGTTAGAAAAGCTGGGCTAAGCTTAAAAAACAATAGCACTACAAAAGAGGATTTGGATGCTATCTCAACTTTTAGAAGCAATCATATTCAGCTTATGAAAATGCTAGTAAAAACAATATCTAAAAAACTCCCAAAACCGCTTTTTATAGCTAGAAGGCTTAAGAGGTTAAGCTCGATACAATCTAAACTTCAACGCTTTGAAGGTATGTGCTTAGACAGAATGCAAGATATAGGCGGTGTTAGAGCCGTTTTTAAGAACAATAACGAAGTTGAGCAGTTTGTAAAAAGTATAAAAGATGTTTATCTTGGCAAAAGAAGTGTGCTTGAAATAGTAAAAGAAAACGACTACATAACTCGTCCTAAGGCGGACGGATACAGAAGCTATCACATAGTTTTTAAATATAACGGCAAAATAGATGAAGTAAATGGCTATCATATCGAATTGCAACTCAGGGACTTACTTCAGCACTACTGGGCTACAGCAGTTGAAATTTTAGCCCTGCGAAGTAGCACAAACATTAAAGCAGGCTACGGCGATGAACATTTTAAACGCTTTTTTTGGCTATGTGCTGAGCTATTTGCTGGGGCAAAAGAACACAAATACGAGATAAGGGAACTAGACAAAAAGCACAATATACTTTTTTTATTAAAAGGCTTAAATGTTGTAGCCGATAAGTTAGAAAAAGCGGGTAATGAAGAGAGTCTTTATCTTATGGTATTAGATGCGAAAGACGGCATATTAAAGCTAACAGCCTTTAGCAAAGGCGAGCAACTCTTAGCTCAGGCAATGTATCAAAGCATGGAGACAAACGACAGCATGCAAAGCGTTTTAGTTAGCATTGATAGTATCAAAAAGCTGAAAAAAGCTTACCCTAACTACTTTCTTGATGCTAAAAATTTTATAAAAGAAGTAACGGAGAGATTAAAATGA
- a CDS encoding VRR-NUC domain-containing protein, which translates to MINYNQTLASLKAKKLIPLEEQEQIKFVSWLRVKKIRHIHIANERMCSVVYKKKLKALGTYAGFPDLMIFLPNRTLFIEMKRSDKRLSRVSKEQNKWLEFLNLLDEGSAKVCYGADEAIDFVKENL; encoded by the coding sequence ATGATAAATTATAATCAAACTCTAGCAAGCCTAAAAGCTAAAAAGTTAATCCCACTTGAAGAGCAAGAGCAGATAAAATTTGTCTCTTGGCTAAGAGTTAAGAAAATTAGGCATATTCATATAGCTAATGAGCGAATGTGTAGTGTAGTTTATAAGAAAAAGTTAAAGGCTTTAGGCACTTATGCTGGATTTCCTGACTTGATGATTTTCTTACCAAATAGGACGCTATTTATCGAGATGAAGCGAAGCGATAAAAGGTTAAGCAGAGTTAGCAAAGAGCAAAATAAGTGGCTAGAGTTTTTAAATTTACTTGATGAAGGCTCGGCTAAGGTTTGCTATGGGGCTGATGAAGCTATAGATTTTGTCAAAGAGAATTTATAA
- a CDS encoding portal protein — translation MLDRFNKLITKAKNGYSNYSSSFKSLNNAYLLSYSDEKRKFLYDHDKSALYFPKLNAKAKRIMDALSQTYFESDKIALLENNINSDDKILEMWQYAFDYYTKSINLYAILQPEFLKVAFLGTSIAKVYWDNDKPNIEMLDIDKVFFDPKAKNYDDLRYIIHEFSLTKDDIKGYIKDKVYKNVNLEFDSDDEYKRYKLYDIYELKKGKWVLSTIFDDRAILRQEIELKDGLPIICGYTLAQVKKLGESDFIGVYGEPPLASILPLQDEFNNLKNASIEATKQHLYPKMLIDKNAQIDRDELLNPTSPIYVKNLGAVSVLPKPDIHFANLNIQAIDNDMSETSGISPQQNGATSVRAETATMSSIMANEGSVRLNGYIRTYNETFIEPLFYQFAKLIYKYGDPMFFVGVDRSEVMSFKLNLECGIGALNKEVQKKNLIESSSLLGNHFQMCLAIQDIPGAELIKNAHEELIAKLMPLFGIKDFDKYRKEKESDRLYESQQ, via the coding sequence ATGCTAGATAGATTTAATAAACTCATCACTAAAGCAAAAAATGGATATAGCAATTATAGTAGTAGCTTTAAATCATTAAATAATGCTTATTTGCTAAGTTACAGCGATGAAAAAAGAAAGTTTTTATATGACCACGATAAGAGTGCTTTGTATTTCCCTAAGCTTAATGCGAAAGCTAAAAGAATTATGGACGCCTTAAGTCAGACATATTTTGAGAGTGATAAGATTGCTTTATTAGAAAATAACATTAATTCTGATGATAAAATCTTAGAAATGTGGCAATATGCCTTTGATTATTACACTAAAAGTATAAATTTATATGCGATTTTACAGCCTGAGTTTTTAAAAGTTGCGTTTTTGGGCACTTCAATAGCTAAAGTCTATTGGGATAATGATAAGCCAAATATTGAAATGCTTGATATAGATAAGGTATTTTTTGACCCAAAAGCTAAAAATTATGATGATTTGAGATACATTATACACGAATTTAGCCTAACCAAAGATGATATAAAAGGATATATCAAAGATAAAGTATATAAAAATGTTAATTTGGAGTTTGATAGTGATGATGAGTATAAGAGATATAAGCTTTATGATATTTACGAGCTTAAAAAAGGCAAATGGGTATTAAGCACTATATTTGATGATAGGGCTATCTTGAGGCAAGAAATAGAGCTAAAAGATGGGTTGCCTATAATTTGCGGATATACACTAGCACAAGTTAAGAAGCTTGGTGAGAGTGATTTTATAGGCGTTTATGGAGAGCCACCACTAGCTAGTATTTTACCACTTCAAGATGAGTTTAATAATCTTAAAAACGCTAGTATAGAAGCAACTAAACAGCATTTATATCCAAAAATGTTAATTGATAAAAACGCACAAATAGATAGAGACGAGCTACTAAATCCTACTAGCCCAATATATGTTAAAAACTTAGGAGCAGTAAGCGTATTGCCAAAGCCTGATATTCATTTTGCAAATTTGAATATACAAGCTATTGATAATGATATGAGCGAGACAAGCGGTATAAGCCCGCAACAAAACGGAGCTACAAGCGTCCGAGCTGAAACCGCTACTATGAGCTCAATTATGGCAAATGAAGGTAGTGTGAGATTAAATGGATATATACGCACATATAATGAGACATTTATAGAGCCACTCTTTTATCAATTTGCTAAGTTGATTTACAAATATGGCGACCCTATGTTTTTTGTAGGAGTTGATAGAAGTGAAGTGATGAGCTTTAAATTAAATTTAGAGTGTGGGATAGGAGCTTTGAATAAAGAAGTCCAAAAGAAAAATTTGATTGAGAGTTCAAGCCTTTTAGGCAATCATTTTCAAATGTGTTTAGCTATACAAGATATTCCAGGAGCAGAGCTAATCAAAAACGCACACGAAGAGTTAATAGCGAAATTAATGCCACTTTTTGGGATTAAAGATTTTGACAAATATAGAAAGGAGAAAGAGAGTGATAGACTTTATGAGAGCCAACAATGA
- a CDS encoding DUF4376 domain-containing protein: protein MFYDINKNELVSLEIYYKDVEFSDENGQKHQGVDTYFLDNCDDETLRSLGFARVVEQVAPANDDIYKEPSILKSYDEAKNIYNISYEIRDVSTESAKEIKLDELSSIKATKLLTLNYQGNEFQIDSDSKINISGKVSQILLATSSGQDTGAINWITKDNKVVSFSKEEFMAFGVAVAAHTESVLFKHDQLRTAVNNATSIDEIKAIEWVD, encoded by the coding sequence ATGTTTTACGATATAAATAAAAATGAGCTAGTTAGTCTAGAAATATACTATAAAGATGTTGAATTCAGTGATGAAAATGGCCAAAAGCATCAAGGAGTTGATACATACTTTTTGGATAACTGCGATGATGAGACGCTAAGGTCTTTAGGTTTTGCTAGGGTAGTGGAGCAAGTAGCCCCAGCAAATGATGATATATATAAAGAACCATCTATTCTAAAGAGCTATGACGAAGCTAAGAATATCTACAATATCAGCTATGAGATAAGAGATGTAAGCACGGAAAGTGCTAAAGAGATAAAGCTAGATGAACTCTCAAGTATTAAGGCTACAAAACTTTTAACACTAAATTATCAAGGTAATGAGTTTCAAATAGATAGCGATAGTAAGATAAATATAAGTGGCAAGGTAAGCCAAATTCTCTTAGCTACTTCTAGTGGGCAAGATACTGGAGCTATAAACTGGATTACTAAGGATAATAAGGTAGTTAGCTTTAGCAAAGAAGAGTTTATGGCTTTTGGTGTAGCTGTAGCAGCTCATACTGAGAGTGTGCTATTTAAACACGACCAGCTAAGAACTGCTGTAAATAATGCTACTAGCATTGATGAGATAAAAGCTATAGAGTGGGTGGATTAA
- a CDS encoding glycoside hydrolase family protein: MSLSKDGLNELLEELKKEEGFRANIYQCTAGVDTIGYGFNVAYLTKKELELNGGFIEPMSKEIATEILELKVKKLIKSVDAVYSWIDNLPEVVKIGIYDMIYQLGAKGFGSFVNTQKYLKLLDYNKAIENIKSSKWAKQTPRRANNLIKRLQRAKDDYKSF; this comes from the coding sequence ATGAGTTTAAGCAAAGATGGACTAAATGAGCTTTTAGAAGAATTAAAAAAAGAAGAAGGCTTTAGAGCTAATATTTATCAATGCACAGCTGGAGTGGATACCATAGGCTATGGATTTAATGTAGCGTATTTAACCAAAAAGGAGCTAGAGCTAAATGGCGGTTTTATTGAGCCGATGAGCAAAGAAATTGCTACTGAAATTTTAGAACTTAAGGTTAAAAAGCTTATAAAAAGCGTAGATGCAGTATATAGCTGGATAGATAACTTGCCTGAAGTGGTGAAAATAGGTATCTATGATATGATTTATCAACTAGGGGCAAAAGGCTTTGGTAGCTTTGTTAATACGCAAAAATATCTAAAGCTTTTAGATTATAATAAGGCTATAGAGAATATAAAAAGCTCAAAATGGGCTAAGCAAACACCAAGGAGAGCTAATAACCTTATTAAGAGATTGCAAAGGGCTAAAGATGACTATAAAAGCTTTTAA
- a CDS encoding antA/AntB antirepressor family protein, with translation MQLSLTFPITELQGAFPTNAEILFKFLAVDTKFADWITRRINKYSFTENQDYIIQTTYTGKRPRKEYFITLDMAKELCMVENNERGKEARRYFIECEKRLTRLKAIEQTNRIANLEAIAMSKERYHAKQINGYKAQLTKQGKKIELLKTKLTIAENEAKSLSNDEELLKKLEWLFKRALADGVIYAINSSRDKIINDALKRASDEFMSNLHLLKNQ, from the coding sequence ATGCAACTATCTTTAACATTTCCAATAACAGAGTTACAAGGTGCTTTTCCAACTAATGCGGAAATTCTTTTTAAATTCCTAGCGGTTGATACAAAATTTGCCGACTGGATAACTAGAAGAATAAACAAATACAGCTTTACTGAAAATCAAGACTACATTATTCAAACCACTTACACAGGAAAGCGACCACGCAAAGAGTATTTTATCACTCTTGATATGGCTAAAGAGCTTTGTATGGTAGAAAATAATGAGCGTGGCAAAGAAGCAAGACGTTACTTTATAGAGTGCGAAAAAAGACTAACACGCCTTAAAGCAATAGAACAAACAAACCGCATAGCAAATTTAGAAGCTATCGCTATGAGTAAAGAGAGATACCACGCAAAGCAAATCAACGGCTACAAAGCTCAATTAACCAAACAGGGCAAGAAAATCGAGCTATTAAAAACTAAACTCACTATCGCCGAAAATGAAGCTAAAAGTCTAAGCAATGATGAAGAGCTTTTAAAAAAGCTTGAGTGGCTCTTTAAAAGAGCTTTGGCTGATGGCGTGATATATGCTATCAATAGCTCAAGAGATAAAATCATCAATGATGCTTTAAAAAGAGCTAGTGATGAGTTTATGAGTAATTTACATTTATTAAAAAATCAATAA
- a CDS encoding ERF family protein, translating into MLELLKIQTELKAPKTQFNKFGGYQYRSCEDIVEALKPLQEKYKCVVLLNDELVIIGDRYYIKATATIVNEKGDKLSVSALAREPENKKGMDESQITGSSSSYARKYALNGLFAIDDTKDADSTNTHDKEPSKNQKQTPTLTLEQKRDITELLEATNTDLNKFLDFFKVYSIDNVPYDKAFSMLTKKLNQNKGEAK; encoded by the coding sequence ATGCTAGAATTACTTAAAATCCAAACGGAGCTAAAAGCCCCAAAAACTCAATTTAACAAATTTGGTGGCTATCAATATAGAAGTTGCGAAGACATAGTAGAAGCCTTAAAACCACTTCAAGAAAAGTATAAATGTGTAGTATTATTAAATGATGAATTAGTTATCATCGGCGATAGATATTATATCAAAGCCACCGCTACCATTGTCAATGAAAAAGGCGATAAACTAAGCGTTTCAGCCCTAGCTAGAGAGCCAGAGAATAAAAAAGGTATGGACGAGAGCCAAATCACAGGAAGCTCATCAAGTTACGCTAGAAAATACGCTTTAAATGGGCTTTTTGCTATTGATGATACTAAAGACGCAGACTCTACAAACACACACGATAAAGAGCCTAGCAAAAATCAAAAGCAAACCCCAACGCTAACACTAGAGCAAAAAAGAGATATAACAGAGCTTTTAGAAGCCACAAACACCGATTTAAACAAGTTTTTAGACTTCTTTAAAGTCTATTCTATAGATAATGTGCCTTATGACAAGGCTTTTTCAATGCTAACTAAAAAACTTAATCAAAACAAAGGAGAAGCAAAATGA
- a CDS encoding transcriptional regulator, with protein MSDENIVKQTCKELNLTYKQLGEAIGYSESAIKNAGVGEASEPMKKAIELYKETLELKEKLADWETIKTIIKKNI; from the coding sequence ATGAGTGATGAAAACATAGTTAAACAAACTTGCAAAGAGTTAAATTTAACCTATAAACAATTAGGCGAGGCGATAGGGTATAGTGAGAGTGCTATTAAAAATGCAGGAGTAGGTGAAGCTAGTGAGCCGATGAAAAAGGCAATAGAATTATACAAAGAGACGCTAGAACTAAAAGAAAAACTTGCCGACTGGGAAACAATTAAGACTATAATAAAAAAGAATATCTAA
- the ssb gene encoding single-stranded DNA-binding protein has protein sequence MFNKVILTGNLSKDITLKSNSNITIANTTIAVNRKFKNQNGDMSEEVLFIDITFFGRQAEIANQYLNKGSKVLIEGRLKYDTWKDQNGQNRSKHLVIVESMEMLSGQNAGANQTDNSPNTNNNQSHNESYDEIPF, from the coding sequence ATGTTTAACAAAGTTATTTTAACTGGTAATTTAAGTAAAGATATAACTCTAAAAAGCAATAGCAATATCACAATAGCAAATACAACTATAGCAGTCAATAGAAAATTCAAAAACCAAAATGGCGATATGAGCGAAGAAGTTCTATTTATAGATATTACCTTTTTTGGCCGTCAAGCCGAAATAGCAAACCAATATCTAAATAAAGGTAGCAAAGTCTTAATAGAAGGAAGACTAAAGTATGATACTTGGAAAGACCAAAACGGCCAAAATCGCTCCAAACACTTAGTGATAGTAGAGAGTATGGAGATGCTAAGCGGACAAAACGCAGGGGCAAATCAAACCGACAATAGCCCAAATACAAATAATAATCAAAGCCATAATGAAAGCTACGATGAAATCCCATTTTAG
- a CDS encoding transcriptional regulator, with the protein MTDENLIKKTCKELQITQRELAERIGMSADSLNVAVSNNKISKMTETAINLVLEVETLKKELLKYEALKTALKDAIF; encoded by the coding sequence ATGACAGATGAAAATTTGATTAAAAAAACTTGTAAAGAACTTCAAATCACGCAAAGAGAGCTGGCGGAGCGGATTGGAATGAGTGCAGATAGCTTAAATGTTGCTGTTTCAAATAATAAAATTAGCAAAATGACTGAAACTGCCATAAATTTAGTTTTAGAAGTTGAAACGCTAAAAAAAGAGCTTTTAAAATATGAAGCTTTAAAAACAGCCCTAAAAGACGCTATTTTTTAA
- a CDS encoding lambda-exonuclease family protein codes for MIVDLIQGSKEWLEYRRTKFNASETPDIMGVGFNKSYQLAKIKKGDITVYQNEAMRQGQAYEPMIRDKINEIFNLNLKPMVMLSDDDDRFSASLDGVDGDTFCEIKFSKSELEYLEKHKKPSDKYYYQIQHQFYVSNLKRCIYAVGYIDDNFELSISHIEVSRDDKTIDKIKKAWDKFEKDYLNADNYGWESLCDELLKLNDEKKLLDEKIEKLKKEAIKKADGKEFSAFGVTIYKTTRKTADYKSFLADENLEIPEKYYKSSESWGVRVAN; via the coding sequence ATGATAGTAGATTTAATCCAAGGCTCAAAAGAGTGGCTAGAATATCGCAGAACTAAATTTAACGCTAGTGAGACGCCTGATATTATGGGCGTAGGCTTTAATAAATCTTATCAATTAGCCAAAATCAAAAAAGGCGATATAACAGTCTATCAAAATGAAGCTATGAGACAAGGCCAAGCTTATGAGCCTATGATAAGAGATAAAATAAATGAAATCTTTAATCTAAATTTAAAGCCTATGGTAATGCTTAGCGATGATGACGATAGATTTTCAGCTAGTTTAGATGGCGTTGATGGTGATACATTTTGTGAGATTAAATTTTCAAAATCAGAATTAGAGTATTTAGAGAAGCATAAAAAACCAAGCGACAAATACTACTATCAAATCCAGCACCAATTCTATGTAAGTAATTTAAAGCGTTGTATCTACGCAGTGGGCTATATAGATGATAACTTCGAGCTATCAATATCTCATATAGAAGTCAGTAGAGATGATAAAACTATAGATAAAATCAAAAAAGCGTGGGATAAATTCGAAAAAGATTATCTAAATGCTGATAATTATGGTTGGGAGAGCCTATGCGATGAGCTTTTAAAATTAAATGATGAAAAAAAATTACTAGATGAGAAAATAGAAAAGCTCAAAAAAGAAGCTATAAAAAAAGCTGACGGCAAGGAGTTTTCCGCCTTTGGAGTTACAATTTACAAAACCACACGCAAAACGGCCGATTATAAATCATTTTTAGCTGATGAGAACTTAGAAATCCCAGAAAAATATTATAAATCAAGCGAGAGTTGGGGCGTTAGAGTTGCGAATTAG
- a CDS encoding thermonuclease family protein, translating to MIKILILIFLLSNLSFANDITGKVISLADGDTLTILTNDKKQVKIRLAHIDAPEKNQDFGEKSKQNLANLCFGKNSIVKVQSKDRYKRLLAEVFCDGKNVNLQQVKSGLAWHYKTYSKNKIYSKAEMAAKKKNLGLWILKNPTPPWKFRKSKKRQLVYFLPSIYSF from the coding sequence ATGATTAAAATACTGATATTAATCTTTTTATTATCAAATCTAAGTTTTGCTAATGATATAACAGGCAAAGTAATATCATTAGCTGACGGCGATACGCTGACAATACTAACTAACGATAAAAAACAGGTAAAAATACGATTAGCCCACATTGACGCTCCAGAAAAAAATCAAGATTTTGGGGAAAAATCTAAGCAAAATTTAGCTAATTTGTGCTTTGGTAAAAATTCTATTGTAAAAGTTCAGAGCAAAGATAGATATAAAAGGTTGTTAGCTGAAGTATTTTGCGATGGAAAAAATGTAAATTTACAGCAAGTAAAAAGTGGTTTAGCGTGGCATTATAAAACTTATTCTAAAAATAAAATATATTCTAAAGCAGAAATGGCGGCCAAAAAGAAAAATTTGGGGCTTTGGATACTTAAAAATCCAACGCCACCTTGGAAATTTAGAAAATCAAAAAAGCGACAGTTGGTTTATTTTTTACCATCTATTTATAGCTTTTAA
- a CDS encoding helix-turn-helix domain-containing protein, protein MADEKETDNIVKKVCRELGITQRELAEIIKVNDGTVRQWSSKGDVMPNVEVTLNLLLENHKLKSQLDKIKRFAELLAEIQR, encoded by the coding sequence ATGGCAGATGAGAAAGAGACAGATAATATAGTTAAAAAGGTGTGCCGTGAGCTAGGTATCACGCAAAGGGAGTTAGCGGAGATTATCAAAGTTAATGATGGAACAGTAAGGCAGTGGAGCAGTAAAGGCGATGTTATGCCAAACGTGGAAGTAACGTTAAATTTGTTACTTGAAAACCATAAATTAAAATCACAGCTAGATAAAATTAAACGTTTTGCTGAGCTTTTAGCAGAAATCCAAAGGTAG